A genomic segment from Chitinophaga flava encodes:
- a CDS encoding helix-turn-helix domain-containing protein, with protein sequence MADTQPYRIKTISEYHQFRHLPKPEHPLVSVINFETIQKRPDDPQNITQDFYAVALKRNFNGKMKYGQQQYDFNEGVLFFVAPNQVFSIEADDDFKHTGWLLLIHPDFLWNTPLAKTIKRYEYFSYAANEALHLSEKEETTITTILQNIEREYHSNIDQFSQPVIIAQLELLFTYSERFYHRQFLTRQIPHHKILDRLETLLTSYFNSDELLTNGLPTVQYIADTLNVSPNYLSGLLKVLTGKSTQQHIHDTLIEKAKEKLSTTNLSVSEIAYELGFEHPQSFSKLFKAKTSLSPLEFRQSFN encoded by the coding sequence ATGGCAGATACACAACCATACAGGATTAAAACCATCAGTGAATACCATCAGTTCAGGCATTTACCCAAACCTGAACATCCTTTGGTGAGTGTAATCAATTTTGAAACAATTCAAAAACGGCCGGATGATCCCCAAAATATTACACAGGATTTTTATGCGGTAGCGCTGAAACGGAATTTTAATGGTAAAATGAAGTATGGGCAGCAGCAATATGATTTTAATGAAGGAGTACTTTTTTTTGTTGCGCCCAACCAGGTATTTTCCATTGAGGCAGATGATGATTTTAAACATACGGGATGGCTGTTACTCATCCATCCCGATTTTCTCTGGAATACGCCACTGGCCAAAACGATCAAACGATACGAATATTTCAGCTATGCTGCTAATGAAGCCCTGCATCTGTCAGAGAAAGAAGAAACCACCATTACAACAATCCTGCAAAACATAGAGCGGGAATACCATTCCAACATCGATCAGTTCAGCCAGCCTGTAATCATTGCCCAGCTTGAACTACTCTTCACCTATTCAGAGCGGTTCTATCATCGTCAGTTTCTCACCCGGCAAATCCCCCATCATAAAATTCTCGACCGGCTGGAAACCTTGCTCACCAGCTATTTCAACAGTGATGAACTGCTGACAAATGGCCTCCCTACTGTTCAGTACATTGCAGATACCTTAAACGTATCACCTAATTATTTAAGTGGACTACTCAAGGTATTGACCGGCAAAAGTACCCAGCAACATATTCATGATACACTGATAGAAAAGGCGAAGGAAAAACTGTCTACTACAAACCTATCCGTCAGTGAAATCGCTTATGAGCTGGGTTTTGAACATCCCCAGTCATTCAGCAAGTTGTTCAAAGCCAAAACCAGCCTTTCACCGCTGGAGTTCCGGCAGTCATTCAACTGA
- a CDS encoding zinc metalloprotease has protein sequence MKKKALFLFLATMAISGCTRKDNQIIEQNPVPEVAAIKERRCASYDVLQQSLLADPSLAGRMARIEQLTADVQKNKSLYRLLPNGTIEIPVVVNVLYRTAAQNVSQAQIQSQIDALNADYNTLYTVPPIFDSLRASVGIRFSLKNVVRKSTTKTSWGTNDAMKKSAQGGINPTTPDSVLNLWVVGAMTGGVIGYAQFPGGPAATDGVVIAYDCFGTIGTAASPFNVGRTATHEIGHWLNLRHIWGDATCGNDLVDDTPLHDAANFGCPTYPHRSTCTGTPIEMTMNYMDYSDDACMAMFTKGQKTRMLATFLTGGGRNGFAH, from the coding sequence ATGAAAAAAAAAGCACTATTCCTTTTTCTGGCTACTATGGCCATCTCCGGCTGTACCAGAAAAGACAACCAAATCATTGAGCAAAATCCTGTACCTGAAGTAGCAGCAATAAAAGAACGCCGTTGCGCATCGTATGATGTACTGCAGCAAAGTTTGCTGGCCGATCCTTCCCTGGCAGGACGCATGGCCAGGATAGAACAGCTGACGGCCGATGTACAGAAAAACAAATCACTATACAGACTGCTACCGAATGGAACAATAGAAATCCCTGTAGTAGTGAACGTACTTTACAGAACAGCAGCACAAAACGTGTCCCAGGCGCAGATCCAGTCACAGATAGATGCGCTCAATGCAGACTATAACACCCTGTATACTGTGCCCCCAATTTTTGATTCCCTGAGAGCATCTGTAGGTATTCGCTTCTCGCTGAAAAACGTAGTGCGTAAATCCACTACCAAAACTTCCTGGGGCACCAACGACGCCATGAAGAAGAGTGCGCAAGGTGGTATCAATCCTACCACTCCGGACTCTGTACTCAACCTCTGGGTAGTAGGCGCCATGACCGGCGGAGTGATTGGTTATGCCCAATTCCCTGGTGGTCCTGCTGCCACTGATGGTGTTGTGATTGCCTATGACTGCTTTGGTACCATCGGTACTGCTGCCAGTCCGTTTAACGTAGGCCGTACAGCCACCCACGAAATAGGCCACTGGCTTAATCTTCGCCATATCTGGGGCGATGCCACCTGCGGCAACGACCTGGTAGACGATACTCCATTACATGATGCAGCCAACTTCGGTTGCCCTACCTACCCGCATCGCAGCACCTGCACCGGCACACCAATTGAAATGACCATGAACTACATGGACTATTCAGACGATGCCTGCATGGCTATGTTCACCAAAGGCCAGAAAACCAGGATGCTAGCCACTTTCCTGACTGGCGGCGGTCGTAACGGCTTTGCACACTAA
- a CDS encoding RagB/SusD family nutrient uptake outer membrane protein: MKKYNCYLLLLILIFTSCNKEFLDLNPVSTIAPGQFFKTADDAITAVNACYASLAQGSQYGATFQVLMEARADNFTDQDPSSNSGQNYQINRYSDNSGNTNFYNAWVGVYNGVFRCNTLLAALDGIQMDETLKNRIRGEARFIRALAYFNLVRLWGAVPLLTTAVDPVNASNLKRDNVAAIYAQVEADLVFAAANLPATYASTETGRVTSGAAKGLLGKVYLYQKKYAPAQTVLQDVVNSNVYTLLPKVADVFSTTNKYNAEILFAVRYAKGVANQSHGFWYANSQTITVDTTLQKAYDDADQRKPLSESVKPAGNANMMPRKFVDDPVNGQAGNDFPVLRLADVLLMQAEVLNELGYSTTGNAYTYLNMVRTRAGLSSLTAADLPDQASFRNEVYKQRRLELPFECDRWFDLIRTGRVVSEILANKKVNLPAFRLLYPIPQQEIDIMNNKATFPQNPGYD, encoded by the coding sequence ATGAAAAAATATAATTGCTATCTCCTGTTACTGATATTGATTTTTACCTCCTGTAATAAAGAATTTCTGGACCTTAATCCGGTTTCTACCATAGCGCCCGGTCAGTTCTTTAAAACCGCAGACGATGCCATTACGGCTGTTAATGCTTGTTATGCCTCACTTGCCCAGGGCAGCCAGTATGGCGCTACCTTTCAGGTACTGATGGAAGCCAGGGCAGATAATTTTACAGACCAGGATCCGTCTTCCAACTCAGGACAGAACTATCAGATCAACCGTTATTCAGATAACTCCGGTAACACTAACTTTTATAATGCCTGGGTAGGCGTATATAACGGTGTTTTCCGGTGTAATACGCTGCTGGCTGCTTTGGACGGTATTCAAATGGATGAAACACTGAAGAACCGTATCAGGGGAGAGGCTCGTTTTATCAGAGCATTGGCATACTTTAACCTGGTAAGGTTATGGGGAGCAGTGCCATTGCTGACTACAGCAGTAGATCCTGTTAATGCGAGCAACCTGAAGCGGGATAATGTAGCAGCTATCTATGCGCAGGTAGAAGCGGACCTTGTATTTGCAGCCGCCAATTTACCGGCCACCTATGCTTCGACTGAAACAGGGCGCGTTACCAGCGGGGCAGCCAAAGGCTTGCTGGGAAAGGTATATCTCTATCAGAAAAAATATGCTCCTGCTCAAACAGTGTTACAGGATGTTGTTAACAGTAACGTATACACGCTATTGCCTAAAGTGGCAGATGTATTCAGTACTACTAACAAGTATAATGCAGAAATATTGTTTGCGGTACGTTATGCCAAGGGAGTGGCTAATCAGAGCCATGGTTTCTGGTATGCCAATTCACAAACGATCACGGTAGATACCACACTGCAGAAAGCATATGATGATGCTGACCAGCGCAAGCCGTTGTCGGAATCGGTGAAGCCAGCAGGTAATGCTAACATGATGCCGCGCAAGTTTGTAGATGATCCGGTGAATGGCCAGGCCGGTAATGACTTTCCGGTATTGCGTTTGGCAGATGTGTTGCTCATGCAGGCGGAAGTGTTGAATGAGCTGGGATACAGTACTACCGGTAATGCCTATACTTACCTGAACATGGTACGTACCCGTGCGGGGCTGTCTTCGCTGACAGCTGCTGATCTGCCGGACCAGGCCAGCTTCCGTAATGAGGTATATAAACAACGCCGGCTGGAGCTGCCATTTGAATGTGACCGCTGGTTCGACCTGATACGCACCGGCCGCGTTGTTTCGGAGATACTGGCCAACAAAAAGGTTAACCTGCCTGCTTTTCGTTTGCTCTATCCTATACCACAGCAGGAGATAGATATCATGAATAACAAAGCGACCTTCCCGCAGAACCCGGGATATGATTGA